A stretch of the Nematostella vectensis chromosome 1, jaNemVect1.1, whole genome shotgun sequence genome encodes the following:
- the LOC5515852 gene encoding COUP transcription factor 1, translated as MSSWSQMHEVYWYDNPDKTIECAVCSAPSSGRHYGVFTCEGCKCFFNRTVRYKLTYTCESSGSCRVDKQNRTQCQACRFKKCATVGMRREAIRRGRPTKYSYISRSSKSFTPQYDLISVLTQLERSIRPPVPYPSSGLQSSPVSMYHRVCSILVSTLDWSRRVPMFANLDVCEQYSVLRSRWCEMLIVSAAQYEVHIDGIPLAYEVEMNPGFCNEKQIQLKRSLRNFQESVWRLRGLEEAEYACLKTIILFSPDASEGPFVQEFESLQELVLSALDRFCRARFPEEPSRYGKVLLKLMSLKSVIAEDIETLVFSKLFPHSSVSGIIRNHLVSDVTSAPESMSPAKTSPVNQ; from the exons ATGTCTTCGTGGTCGCAAATGCACGAAGTTTATTGGTACGACAACCCAGACAAGACCATCGAGTGTGCCGTGTGCTCTGCACCGTCTTCCGGGCGGCACTACGGGGTCTTCACGTGTGAAGGGTGcaagtgtttttttaacagGACGGTGCGCTACAAACTTACGTATACATGTGAGAGCTCGGGGAGTTGCCGTGTTGATAAGCAGAATCGCACTCAGTGCCAAGCCTGTAGATTTAAGAAATGCGCCACTGTTGGAATGCGGAGAGAAG CCATCCGACGCGGCCGACCCACTAAGTACTCTTACATCTCAAGATCTTCCAAATCCTTTACACCACAGTACGACCTTATCTCCGTGCTTACACAACTCGAGCGATCCATACGGCCGCCAGTCCCGTACCCATCAAGCGGCCTACAGAGTAGCCCTGTTAGCATGTACCACCGCGTCTGTTCGATCCTCGTGTCCACCTTAGACTGGTCTCGCAGGGTACCTATGTTTGCCAACTTAGATGTGTGTGAGCAGTACTCGGTACTGCGTTCTCGTTGGTGTGAGATGTTGATCGTTAGCGCGGCGCAATACGAGGTACACATTGATGGCATACCGCTTGCTTATGAGGTAGAGATGAACCCTGGATTTTGCAATGAGAAGCAGATTCAGTTGAAGCGGAGCCTGAGgaattttcaagagagtgTTTGGCGCCTACGCGGGCTTGAAGAGGCAGAGTACGCATGTCTCAAGACCATAATACTCTTTTCTCCAG ACGCCTCGGAAGGACCGTTTGTACAGGAGTTCGAGTCCTTACAAGAACTAGTCCTTAGTGCGCTTGACCGATTTTGTCGCGCGCGCTTCCCCGAGGAGCCGTCGCGATACGGAAAAGTTCTCCTGAAactcatgtcactcaagagcGTCATAGCGGAAGATATCGAGACTCTTGTCTTCTCAAAGCTTTTTCCGCACTCATCTGTAAGTGGGATTATCAGAAACCACTTGGTTAGTGACGTTACTTCAGCACCCGAATCAATGTCGCCTGCCAAGACGTCTCCGGTCAACCAATAG